One window from the genome of Spirosoma rhododendri encodes:
- a CDS encoding T9SS type B sorting domain-containing protein: MGSGNSLGVGSITCKQVEVLPTGVVRATTQSCANRVVTLTATLDDSNNKYDAYQVNWGDGVVQSYTLAQLQARPQHTYTDSRNRTATIQGVYSAPASCGGTPFAMSITPLASTATATAPLISRLATVGDNNLTISYQSNTGTAVQLLQRDGSGAYVPTSQTGTSAGTFSIQANTRQTQCFQLVSQDACGTAGPTSDQVCSMALNVTPVSKQNNLSWEAYQGNTPFRYYRITRGGSPTGGTITNKATTTTSDANNIQCGVQYCYAIEVTAGPTVVTSAPICATGVNTEAPDSFTNVLVSIENDKPRLIAAINASSSTSYTMIVSRSSGGGPFQQVSALSGNTFVDEAADVNAGSYCYQVAYQNTCGQVSPPSPTACTVWLSSQSPSGIDWTRDSPFSTGGVENYTVEVINPDNGTKREIPSGTNSHYEPDPNDPVTSVQRYRIIATSAQGVVSYSNFYTLRRSTPLFAPDAFTPNGDQVNDIFLVKGTTSDLFRLTVYSRWGQAVFSSTDITKGWDGTVGGQPAIEGQYMYRIEVEDSDGQKTVRTGGVLLVR; this comes from the coding sequence TAACAACAAGTACGATGCGTACCAGGTCAACTGGGGCGATGGCGTGGTCCAGAGCTACACCTTAGCCCAGCTCCAGGCCCGGCCGCAGCATACCTACACCGATAGTCGTAACCGAACCGCAACCATTCAGGGGGTGTACAGTGCCCCGGCCAGTTGTGGCGGTACCCCATTCGCGATGTCGATCACCCCGCTGGCAAGTACCGCCACGGCGACGGCTCCCCTTATCTCGCGCCTGGCAACCGTTGGTGATAATAACCTGACGATAAGCTACCAAAGCAACACGGGGACTGCTGTTCAGCTGCTTCAGCGCGACGGATCGGGTGCCTACGTGCCGACCAGCCAGACGGGGACGTCGGCCGGTACGTTTTCGATACAGGCCAACACCCGGCAAACTCAGTGCTTTCAGCTGGTCAGTCAGGACGCATGCGGCACGGCTGGCCCGACCTCTGATCAGGTGTGCAGCATGGCGCTAAACGTGACGCCCGTCAGTAAGCAGAACAACCTAAGCTGGGAAGCGTATCAGGGAAACACGCCGTTTCGCTACTACCGCATCACGCGGGGCGGGTCGCCAACGGGCGGTACGATTACCAACAAAGCGACAACAACAACCAGTGACGCCAACAATATACAGTGCGGAGTGCAATACTGCTACGCCATCGAAGTAACGGCGGGTCCAACGGTAGTAACGTCGGCCCCGATCTGCGCAACGGGCGTTAACACCGAAGCCCCCGACAGCTTTACGAACGTGTTGGTATCGATTGAAAATGATAAGCCCCGGCTGATTGCCGCAATAAACGCGTCGTCATCGACCAGCTACACCATGATTGTCAGCCGGAGCAGCGGGGGCGGGCCCTTCCAGCAGGTGAGCGCTTTGTCGGGCAACACGTTTGTCGACGAAGCAGCTGATGTAAATGCGGGTTCGTACTGTTATCAGGTGGCGTACCAGAACACGTGCGGTCAGGTATCACCGCCATCGCCCACGGCCTGTACGGTATGGCTGTCGTCGCAATCGCCCAGCGGTATCGACTGGACCCGCGACTCTCCCTTCTCGACCGGTGGGGTCGAAAATTATACCGTTGAAGTGATTAACCCTGACAACGGTACAAAGCGTGAGATTCCGTCGGGAACCAATAGCCACTATGAGCCTGACCCAAACGACCCGGTGACGAGTGTGCAGCGGTACCGGATCATCGCCACCTCCGCACAGGGCGTGGTTAGCTACTCCAATTTTTATACGCTGCGCCGGTCTACACCGCTATTCGCCCCTGACGCATTTACTCCCAACGGCGATCAGGTCAACGACATTTTTCTGGTCAAAGGCACCACCTCCGACCTGTTTCGCCTGACTGTCTACAGCCGCTGGGGCCAGGCCGTTTTCAGTTCGACCGACATTACGAAAGGTTGGGACGGTACCGTCGGCGGCCAACCCGCCATTGAGGGGCAGTACATGTACCGCATCGAAGTCGAGGATTCCGATGGGCAGAAAACTGTTCGTACGGGCGGGGTGTTATTAGTGCGTTAA